TGAGGACTGATGAGTAATTGCTTTACTGCTCTGCTTCTGCGATTCTGCCACGTACTCCACAACACCTCAGATATGCAGACACAGACGAACCTCTGACTcttacttttgttttttttcttctttcccccctccttcctATCTTTAtgtccctctctatcttctccacacccttctctctctctctctctctttttagccAAAGCCAGACTCCCAGCCCCACCCCTTCCCAGGAGCAGACGGCGCCACCAAGCTCTCCTGagcccagcaccaccaccaccaccacatcctcttcctcatacTTCTCCGCGTGGCGCCCGGGTCTGAGCCGTGgcctgtgggtgtgggtggctgtggtggtggtgctggccGGTCTCCTGGCCCTGCTGGCCAGCCTGGTACTGCAGCCCGCGGTGGATGCGGCTCCAGTGGGCACCGGGGACTCCTGGATGACCATCCAGCAGCTGTTGTGGCCCTACACCAGCCTCCGGCACAATGGCCAGCCCCCCGTCTGAGCTGAGTGCCCAAAGGGAGAAGGGATGGACAGTTGGGACAGGCaccacgggggggggggggggaccgggACCGGAcagtgacccccccaccccaacctctTCCCCTGCACTACGAGCTACCGGTGCCGCATTCACCactttgtgttttttagtttacctgagtgtgtgtgtgtgtgatgcacctgagctgcagcagcagtatTTTCTGTCTGCGGCTGTGGCATTGTAACTTGCAACACTTATCTCACCTGTCCTTGTTCCGCTCTATGCTCGTC
The Clupea harengus unplaced genomic scaffold, Ch_v2.0.2, whole genome shotgun sequence DNA segment above includes these coding regions:
- the LOC122132263 gene encoding inositol 1,4,5-triphosphate receptor associated 2-like, coding for MSRSPDSGDMENDKLSRRSPWKGSSGQRPPLKRFISSGGWPETEGSRQGLDDSPFVNRFCFDTDSEEERKEEPVVERRKSSLTELGIKLTSLIMPLKIQSQTPSPTPSQEQTAPPSSPEPSTTTTTTSSSSYFSAWRPGLSRGLWVWVAVVVVLAGLLALLASLVLQPAVDAAPVGTGDSWMTIQQLLWPYTSLRHNGQPPV